The Apium graveolens cultivar Ventura chromosome 6, ASM990537v1, whole genome shotgun sequence genome contains a region encoding:
- the LOC141666281 gene encoding uncharacterized protein LOC141666281: MELIGHQFTWERGRGKPEWMEVHLDRALMTQNWLNMFPIAKLYNLKGSISDHIPIFLIPQKDELSRGQRRFHFENAWLLEPMCKVLVDDCWKERDDVDIQTKVMSCSEKLVVWGKEVTGNFRGSPKESSTRRRTNRIHKLKDYDGEWKEWNGGLEEMITAFYNDLFSVSQVECQEVIDCMSTSISHAQNEFLLEEITYEDVKDALFQMHPDKAPGPDGMTPAFY; the protein is encoded by the exons ATGGAGCTTATTGGACACCAGTTCACTTGGGAGAGAGGGAGAGGTAAACCAGAATGGATGGAAGTTCACCTTGACAGAGCTCTTATGACTCAAAACTGGTTAAATATGTTCCCTATAGCGAAACTATATAATTTGAAAGGCTCTATTTCGGACCACATCCCTATATTTCTAATACCACAAAAAGATGAATTGAGCAGAGGTCAGAGGCGTTTTCATTTTGAGAATGCCTGGCTCCTAGAGCCTATGTGCAAAGTTCTAGTAGATGACTGCTGGAAAGAAAGGGATGATGTTGATATTCAAACTAAAGTGATGTCCTGCAGTGAAAAGCTGGTGGTGTGGGGAAAAGAAGTAACTGGGAATTTCAGAGGCAGTCCTAAAGAGT CTAGTACGAGAAGAAGAACAAACCGCATCCATAAGTTAAAGGATTATGATGGTGAATGGAAGGAGTGGAACGGGGGTTTGGAGGAGATGATAACTGCTTTTTATAATGACCTTTTTAGCGTTTCACAGGTCGAGTGCCAAGAGGTTATTGATTGTATGTCCACTTCGATTAGTCATGCTCAAAATGAGTTTCTCCTCGAAGAGATTACATATGAAGATGTGAAGGATGCCCTATTTCAAATGCACCCGGACAAAGCCCCAGGGCCTGACGGGATGACTCCAGCTTTCTACTAA